From one Gadus morhua chromosome 8, gadMor3.0, whole genome shotgun sequence genomic stretch:
- the LOC115549170 gene encoding microtubule-associated protein 4 isoform X4 codes for MGDAVSVIKKQEGTMDLSLRDALGGVGGGRGGLAPGAGAGDGVMKMDFMSSLEKETYDDKVGETMSKSDYRPLLDGKDGAKGSGPGMMSSMMSLGGRQDPAGQPAFSSDYLSGPKNLVGGGSDPWSQTKTKDSSVTDSMLGFSQPGMGTGLGMGMGAGMPPSFQSGMSSPSPAGFAQAAPGFGLDPKTAGSTGGSSPLKTSPGSGVHSMDQFSAAPALSPSGSLEDSSSASSASEPLGPHRTGPEGEVARQQQRRRKKKRKSRDEVYNMLDRQNGQSGSNGMISPASTDITATERGGREEDDGEEEEEEEEESWEWDIKGRGGGGGGAAAGGRVRGRKNKSRMRLPEEWGPPQEPPSPCQPVVGAPHWGPDAQPGPAGSKPLGSPTCVTNPARAGVAARESSARSYEPMCVDDFPLTARDSQAHAKGTEAASDPAATAISSVASAPKADAADDSGSLGLLSGENLSPVSQTFSFLDSVLQTPPASTPSSQTTTPLTHTPSMVAKTTLPDTTTATCLQTSTACHPTACHPASSPSKNTPEVSLTTLAPPSTPSPLAAAAAAVEPPPSAPIGSGLNPDAKPFVPFGSSPPGVVSSAASLSCAATPSQSLTTAPLASTVAPPPAVSIATPAATTNPPSPPPASVTSVTPTTPPAPCLPAHSEHRDASSPPPPTIPLLEGKPDNKDKQEKVDDKKEKEKEVQKQELQDKGLKSEKILKEEEAVKAEKSLLDRNEKMGEKIGEKKDKPEKTNKDEKEEEKKKGEEKKVEKEEKGGKAVAKSPTAAKGLPSPNGKNKPDAGSAKPNATKSRPSTLSTNGEASSAKRPSPTTASANKKSPGTKATTPTAAKKAAKTPDNSTAEKRPAVPKATPTPRASVNKPASPGNKVDKPEGKAADTKKAATPKTTAPRPRPRPAPGPSPSPSQGAAAASNGELSHRRRTLTKPPVPKQTPVDKKAAAAPRPPRTPRPLNTPTPDLKNIRSKIGSTDNIKYQPGGGKVTQNSKTSDSSTPAAKPRVQILNRKVDLSKVTSKCGSKDNIKHKPGGGDVKIESHKMSIKAKSKIGSLDNVGLDPPSSGATNGHKEKAENKASTSPSTAPTTGPGSVAKAGAAPGSVAKENGVKEPMPSTPFGGDGLNQPLSMNKQMTETN; via the exons GTCCCGGGATGATGTCATCGATGATGTCTTTGGGGGGTCGCCAGGACCCCGCTGGACAGCCGGCCTTCAGCTCTGACTACCTGTCAG GTCCTAAGAACCTGGTGGGTGGTGGGTCTGACCCGTGGAGTCAGACCAAGACCAAGGACAGCAGCGTGACTGACTCCATGctag GGTTCTCCCAACCTGGGATGGGTACAGGTCTGGGTATGGGCATGGGAGCCGGCATGCCCCCCTCCTTCCAGTCCGGCATGAGCTCCCCCAGTCCAGCTGGATTCGCCCAGGCAGCTCCAGGTTTTGGACTGGACCCTAAGACCGCTGGCAGCACCGGGGGCAGCTCTCCACTCAAGACCTCCCCCGGATCCGGAGTCCACTCCATGGATCAGTTCTCAG cAGCTCCCGCCCTCTCCCCCAGCGGCTCATTGGAGGACAGCAGCTCCGCCTCCTCTGCCTCGGAGCCCTTGGGTCCACACAGAACTGGGCCCGAGGGAGaggttgccaggcaacagcagaggaggaggaagaagaagaggaagagccgCGACGAGGTCTACAACATGCTGGACAGGCAGAACGGCCAATCGGGGAGCAACGGGATGATAAGCCCCGCCTCCACTGATATCACAGCAactgagaggggaggaagggaggaagacgatggggaggaagaggaggaggaggaggaagagagctgGGAGTGGGATatcaaggggaggggaggaggaggtggaggagcagcagcagggggaagggttagagggaggaagaataAGAGTCGGATGAGGCTCCCAGAGGAGTGGGGCCCTCCGCAGGAGCCCCCGTCCCCCTGCCAGCCCGTGGTGGGGGCCCCACACTGGGGACCGGACGCTCAGCCTGGCCCCGCCGGCTCCAAGCCTCTCGGCTCCCCCACCTGCGTCACAAACCCTGCCCGCGCTGGCGTAGCCGCACGCGAGTCCTCCGCACGCTCCTACGAGCCCATGTGCGTCGATGACTTCCCCTTGACCGCCCGGGACAGCCAAGCTCACGCTAAGGGAACAGAGGCTGCTAGCGaccccgccgccaccgccatcaGCAGCGTGGCTAGCGCCCCCAAAGCTGACGCGGCAGACGACAGCGGCAGCCTAGGCCTGCTGTCGGGGGAGAACCTGAGCCCGGTCTCCCAGACCTTCTCCTTCCTGGACTCAGTGCTCCAGACACCGCCGGCCTCCACCCCCAGCTCCCagaccaccacccccctcacccacacaccctcCATGGTCGCAAAGACCACCCTGcccgacaccaccaccgccacctgcCTACAGACCTCCACCGCTTGCCACCCCACCGCTTGccaccccgcctcctccccctccaagaACACTCCGGAGGTGTCTCTCACCACTCTCGCCccgccctccaccccctcccctttagccgctgccgccgccgcagtAGAACCACCCCCCTCCGCTCCCATTGGCTCGGGGCTGAACCCCGACGCCAAGCCGTTCGTTCCGTttggctcctcccccccaggcGTCGTGTCCTCCGCGGCTAGCTTAAGCTGCGCGGCCACACCCAGCCAGAGTTTGACCACCGCTCCCCTTGCTAGCACCGTAGCGCCCCCTCCCGCGGTTAGCATCGCCACTCCCGCCGCCACCACGAACCCACCGTCCCCACCGCCTGCCTCCGTCACCTccgtcacccccaccaccccacctgctccctgtctccctgcacACTCAGAGCACCGGGACGCCTCGTCGCCACCACCGCCAACAATCCCCCTGCTGGAAG GGAAACCAGACAACAAGGACAAGCAGGAGAAGGTTGACgacaagaaggagaaggagaaggaggtgcagaAACAGGAGCTCCAGGACAAGGGCCTGAAGTCGGAGAAGatcctgaaggaggaggaggcggtgaagGCAGAGAAGTCGCTCCTGGACAGGAACGAGAAGATGGGCGAGAAGATCGGCGAGAAGAAGGACAAGCCGGAGAAGACCAACaaggatgagaaggaggaggagaagaagaagggagaggagaagaaggtggaaaaagaggagaagggggggaaggCCGTGGCCAAGTCTCCCACCGCTGCTAAGGGTCTGCCCAGCCCCAATGGGAAGAACAAG CCTGACGCGGGGTCGGCCAAACCAAACGCAACCAAATCCCGCCCATCCACACTTTCGACCAATGGTGAGGCCAGCTCGGCCAagcgcccctcccccaccaccgcctcggccAATAAAAAAAGCCCCGGTACCAAGGCGACCACTCCTACTGCGGCCAAGAAGGCTGCCAAG ACTCCAGACAACAGCACAGCCGAGAAACGCCCAGCTGTGCCAaaggccacgcccactccccGTGCGAGCGTCAATAAGCCCGCCTCCCCAG GTAACAAGGTGGACAAGCCTGAGGGCAAAGCCGCAGACACCAAGAAAGCTGCCACCCCTAAGACCACAG ctccccgtccccgcccccgcccagccccgggcccctccccctccccgtctcagGGCGCTGCCGCCGCCTCCAACGGCGAGCTGTCCCACCGCCGCCGGACCCTGACCAAGCCCCCCGTGCCCAAGCAGACCCCCGTGGACAAGAAGGCGGCGGCCGCGCCCCGCCCGCCCCGCACCCCCCGGCCCCTCAACACTCCCACCCCCGACCTGAAGAACATCCGCTCCAAGATCGGCTCCACCGACAACATCAAGTACCAGCCCGGGGGAGGCAAG GTCACCCAGAACAGCAAGACCTCTGACTCCTCAACCCCAGCAGCAAAGCCCAGA GTGCAGATTCTGAACAGGAAGGTTGACCTGAGCAAGGTGACTTCCAAATGTGGCTCCAAGGACAACATCAAACATAAGCCAG GCGGTGGCGACGTGAAGATTGAGTCTCATAAAATGAGTATCAAGGCGAAGTCCAAGATCGGCTCCCTGGACAATGTGGGACTGGACCCGCCGAGCAGCGGAGCCACCAACGGGCACAAG GAGAAAGCTGAGAACAAAGCATCCACATCCCCAAGCACAGCCCCGACGACAGGACCAGGAAGTGTTGCCAAGGCCGGGGCGGCCCCGGGAAGCGTTGCCAAGGAGAACGGGGTGAAGGAGCCCATGCCCAGCACACCTTTTGGGGGTGACGGACTGAATCAGCCCCTTAGCATGAACAAACAAATGACTGAGACAA ATTGA
- the LOC115549170 gene encoding microtubule-associated protein 4 isoform X5, with product MGDAVSVIKKQEGTMDLSLRDALGGVGGGRGGLAPGAGAGDGVMKMDFMSSLEKETYDDKVGETMSKSDYRPLLDGKDGAKGSGPGMMSSMMSLGGRQDPAGQPAFSSDYLSGPKNLVGGGSDPWSQTKTKDSSVTDSMLGFSQPGMGTGLGMGMGAGMPPSFQSGMSSPSPAGFAQAAPGFGLDPKTAGSTGGSSPLKTSPGSGVHSMDQFSAAPALSPSGSLEDSSSASSASEPLGPHRTGPEGEVARQQQRRRKKKRKSRDEVYNMLDRQNGQSGSNGMISPASTDITATERGGREEDDGEEEEEEEEESWEWDIKGRGGGGGGAAAGGRVRGRKNKSRMRLPEEWGPPQEPPSPCQPVVGAPHWGPDAQPGPAGSKPLGSPTCVTNPARAGVAARESSARSYEPMCVDDFPLTARDSQAHAKGTEAASDPAATAISSVASAPKADAADDSGSLGLLSGENLSPVSQTFSFLDSVLQTPPASTPSSQTTTPLTHTPSMVAKTTLPDTTTATCLQTSTACHPTACHPASSPSKNTPEVSLTTLAPPSTPSPLAAAAAAVEPPPSAPIGSGLNPDAKPFVPFGSSPPGVVSSAASLSCAATPSQSLTTAPLASTVAPPPAVSIATPAATTNPPSPPPASVTSVTPTTPPAPCLPAHSEHRDASSPPPPTIPLLEGKPDNKDKQEKVDDKKEKEKEVQKQELQDKGLKSEKILKEEEAVKAEKSLLDRNEKMGEKIGEKKDKPEKTNKDEKEEEKKKGEEKKVEKEEKGGKAVAKSPTAAKGLPSPNGKNKPDAGSAKPNATKSRPSTLSTNGEASSAKRPSPTTASANKKSPGTKATTPTAAKKAAKTPDNSTAEKRPAVPKATPTPRASVNKPASPGNKVDKPEGKAADTKKAATPKTTAPRPRPRPAPGPSPSPSQGAAAASNGELSHRRRTLTKPPVPKQTPVDKKAAAAPRPPRTPRPLNTPTPDLKNIRSKIGSTDNIKYQPGGGKVTQNSKTSDSSTPAAKPRILNRKVDLSKVTSKCGSKDNIKHKPGGGDVKIESHKMSIKAKSKIGSLDNVGLDPPSSGATNGHKEKAENKASTSPSTAPTTGPGSVAKAGAAPGSVAKENGVKEPMPSTPFGGDGLNQPLSMNKQMTETN from the exons GTCCCGGGATGATGTCATCGATGATGTCTTTGGGGGGTCGCCAGGACCCCGCTGGACAGCCGGCCTTCAGCTCTGACTACCTGTCAG GTCCTAAGAACCTGGTGGGTGGTGGGTCTGACCCGTGGAGTCAGACCAAGACCAAGGACAGCAGCGTGACTGACTCCATGctag GGTTCTCCCAACCTGGGATGGGTACAGGTCTGGGTATGGGCATGGGAGCCGGCATGCCCCCCTCCTTCCAGTCCGGCATGAGCTCCCCCAGTCCAGCTGGATTCGCCCAGGCAGCTCCAGGTTTTGGACTGGACCCTAAGACCGCTGGCAGCACCGGGGGCAGCTCTCCACTCAAGACCTCCCCCGGATCCGGAGTCCACTCCATGGATCAGTTCTCAG cAGCTCCCGCCCTCTCCCCCAGCGGCTCATTGGAGGACAGCAGCTCCGCCTCCTCTGCCTCGGAGCCCTTGGGTCCACACAGAACTGGGCCCGAGGGAGaggttgccaggcaacagcagaggaggaggaagaagaagaggaagagccgCGACGAGGTCTACAACATGCTGGACAGGCAGAACGGCCAATCGGGGAGCAACGGGATGATAAGCCCCGCCTCCACTGATATCACAGCAactgagaggggaggaagggaggaagacgatggggaggaagaggaggaggaggaggaagagagctgGGAGTGGGATatcaaggggaggggaggaggaggtggaggagcagcagcagggggaagggttagagggaggaagaataAGAGTCGGATGAGGCTCCCAGAGGAGTGGGGCCCTCCGCAGGAGCCCCCGTCCCCCTGCCAGCCCGTGGTGGGGGCCCCACACTGGGGACCGGACGCTCAGCCTGGCCCCGCCGGCTCCAAGCCTCTCGGCTCCCCCACCTGCGTCACAAACCCTGCCCGCGCTGGCGTAGCCGCACGCGAGTCCTCCGCACGCTCCTACGAGCCCATGTGCGTCGATGACTTCCCCTTGACCGCCCGGGACAGCCAAGCTCACGCTAAGGGAACAGAGGCTGCTAGCGaccccgccgccaccgccatcaGCAGCGTGGCTAGCGCCCCCAAAGCTGACGCGGCAGACGACAGCGGCAGCCTAGGCCTGCTGTCGGGGGAGAACCTGAGCCCGGTCTCCCAGACCTTCTCCTTCCTGGACTCAGTGCTCCAGACACCGCCGGCCTCCACCCCCAGCTCCCagaccaccacccccctcacccacacaccctcCATGGTCGCAAAGACCACCCTGcccgacaccaccaccgccacctgcCTACAGACCTCCACCGCTTGCCACCCCACCGCTTGccaccccgcctcctccccctccaagaACACTCCGGAGGTGTCTCTCACCACTCTCGCCccgccctccaccccctcccctttagccgctgccgccgccgcagtAGAACCACCCCCCTCCGCTCCCATTGGCTCGGGGCTGAACCCCGACGCCAAGCCGTTCGTTCCGTttggctcctcccccccaggcGTCGTGTCCTCCGCGGCTAGCTTAAGCTGCGCGGCCACACCCAGCCAGAGTTTGACCACCGCTCCCCTTGCTAGCACCGTAGCGCCCCCTCCCGCGGTTAGCATCGCCACTCCCGCCGCCACCACGAACCCACCGTCCCCACCGCCTGCCTCCGTCACCTccgtcacccccaccaccccacctgctccctgtctccctgcacACTCAGAGCACCGGGACGCCTCGTCGCCACCACCGCCAACAATCCCCCTGCTGGAAG GGAAACCAGACAACAAGGACAAGCAGGAGAAGGTTGACgacaagaaggagaaggagaaggaggtgcagaAACAGGAGCTCCAGGACAAGGGCCTGAAGTCGGAGAAGatcctgaaggaggaggaggcggtgaagGCAGAGAAGTCGCTCCTGGACAGGAACGAGAAGATGGGCGAGAAGATCGGCGAGAAGAAGGACAAGCCGGAGAAGACCAACaaggatgagaaggaggaggagaagaagaagggagaggagaagaaggtggaaaaagaggagaagggggggaaggCCGTGGCCAAGTCTCCCACCGCTGCTAAGGGTCTGCCCAGCCCCAATGGGAAGAACAAG CCTGACGCGGGGTCGGCCAAACCAAACGCAACCAAATCCCGCCCATCCACACTTTCGACCAATGGTGAGGCCAGCTCGGCCAagcgcccctcccccaccaccgcctcggccAATAAAAAAAGCCCCGGTACCAAGGCGACCACTCCTACTGCGGCCAAGAAGGCTGCCAAG ACTCCAGACAACAGCACAGCCGAGAAACGCCCAGCTGTGCCAaaggccacgcccactccccGTGCGAGCGTCAATAAGCCCGCCTCCCCAG GTAACAAGGTGGACAAGCCTGAGGGCAAAGCCGCAGACACCAAGAAAGCTGCCACCCCTAAGACCACAG ctccccgtccccgcccccgcccagccccgggcccctccccctccccgtctcagGGCGCTGCCGCCGCCTCCAACGGCGAGCTGTCCCACCGCCGCCGGACCCTGACCAAGCCCCCCGTGCCCAAGCAGACCCCCGTGGACAAGAAGGCGGCGGCCGCGCCCCGCCCGCCCCGCACCCCCCGGCCCCTCAACACTCCCACCCCCGACCTGAAGAACATCCGCTCCAAGATCGGCTCCACCGACAACATCAAGTACCAGCCCGGGGGAGGCAAG GTCACCCAGAACAGCAAGACCTCTGACTCCTCAACCCCAGCAGCAAAGCCCAGA ATTCTGAACAGGAAGGTTGACCTGAGCAAGGTGACTTCCAAATGTGGCTCCAAGGACAACATCAAACATAAGCCAG GCGGTGGCGACGTGAAGATTGAGTCTCATAAAATGAGTATCAAGGCGAAGTCCAAGATCGGCTCCCTGGACAATGTGGGACTGGACCCGCCGAGCAGCGGAGCCACCAACGGGCACAAG GAGAAAGCTGAGAACAAAGCATCCACATCCCCAAGCACAGCCCCGACGACAGGACCAGGAAGTGTTGCCAAGGCCGGGGCGGCCCCGGGAAGCGTTGCCAAGGAGAACGGGGTGAAGGAGCCCATGCCCAGCACACCTTTTGGGGGTGACGGACTGAATCAGCCCCTTAGCATGAACAAACAAATGACTGAGACAA ATTGA